A window of the Lactobacillus amylovorus DSM 20531 genome harbors these coding sequences:
- a CDS encoding TlyA family RNA methyltransferase, with amino-acid sequence MTKQRADILLAEQGIFHSRSTAQRAIMAGLVSDHNHQRIDKSGTKFPEGEKFYVKDDGKKYVSRGGFKLEKALKVFDIDLKDKICLDIGASTGGFTDVALQNGAKMVYALDVGYNQLAWQLRDDPRVVVMEKQNFRYSKPEDFDQGLPDFAMTDVSFISLDLIMPPMYAILKDKCDAVCLIKPQFEAGPENVGKHGIVHDHEVHKQVIEHTMQKALDIGFNVLGVDYSPIKGGKGNIEFLIHLQKDEADGGHNLWQGTPEEVVERAVNGL; translated from the coding sequence ATGACAAAGCAAAGAGCGGATATTTTATTAGCAGAACAAGGAATTTTTCACTCTCGTTCTACAGCACAAAGAGCAATTATGGCGGGACTGGTTTCTGATCATAATCATCAAAGAATTGATAAAAGCGGAACTAAATTTCCAGAAGGCGAAAAGTTTTACGTTAAAGATGATGGAAAAAAGTATGTTTCGCGTGGCGGTTTTAAATTAGAAAAAGCCTTAAAAGTTTTTGATATTGATTTAAAGGATAAGATCTGTCTGGATATTGGTGCTTCAACTGGTGGTTTTACCGATGTAGCATTGCAAAATGGTGCCAAGATGGTTTATGCATTAGATGTTGGTTATAATCAGCTCGCTTGGCAACTCCGCGATGATCCAAGAGTTGTGGTAATGGAAAAGCAAAATTTCCGTTACTCTAAGCCGGAAGATTTTGATCAAGGTTTGCCTGACTTTGCGATGACCGATGTTTCATTTATTTCACTTGATTTGATCATGCCGCCAATGTATGCCATTTTGAAGGATAAATGCGATGCTGTTTGTTTGATTAAGCCTCAATTTGAAGCTGGTCCTGAAAATGTGGGTAAGCATGGCATTGTGCATGATCATGAAGTTCATAAGCAAGTCATTGAACATACTATGCAAAAAGCTTTGGACATCGGCTTCAACGTTTTAGGCGTTGATTATTCACCTATTAAGGGTGGTAAAGGCAATATCGAATTTTTGATTCATTTGCAAAAAGATGAAGCAGATGGTGGTCATAACCTATGGCAAGGTACCCCAGAGGAAGTAGTCGAGCGCGCTGTAAACGGGCTTTAG
- the gmk gene encoding guanylate kinase, with product MADKGLLLVLSGPSGVGKGTVKSAIVENKVFPFEYSVSMTTRKSRPGEVDGKDYFFVSEERFQEAIKNGELLEYNEYVGHHYGTPLAPVKKMLHEGKDVLLEIDVNGAQKVREKMPDGVFIFLTPPDLHTLHLRLEHRGTEPEEVIRGRIKQARNEILEMEDYDYAVVNDTVANAVDHIKAIVDAEHVSVKRVIDDYRKMVKED from the coding sequence ATGGCAGATAAAGGTTTATTACTTGTACTTTCCGGTCCCTCAGGTGTTGGTAAAGGGACTGTAAAAAGTGCTATTGTGGAGAACAAGGTCTTTCCATTTGAATATTCAGTCTCAATGACTACTAGAAAATCTCGTCCAGGTGAAGTTGACGGCAAGGATTACTTCTTTGTCAGCGAGGAACGTTTTCAAGAAGCTATTAAAAATGGGGAGCTATTAGAATATAATGAATATGTTGGACATCATTATGGAACGCCCCTCGCTCCAGTGAAGAAGATGCTTCATGAAGGCAAGGATGTTTTACTTGAAATTGATGTCAATGGGGCACAAAAAGTGCGTGAAAAGATGCCAGATGGCGTATTCATCTTTTTAACCCCACCTGATTTACATACTTTGCATTTGCGATTAGAACATCGTGGTACAGAACCAGAAGAAGTAATTCGTGGTCGTATCAAGCAAGCCAGAAATGAAATTCTAGAAATGGAAGACTATGATTATGCAGTAGTTAATGATACAGTAGCTAATGCAGTAGATCATATTAAAGCAATTGTTGATGCAGAACATGTCAGTGTTAAACGTGTAATTGATGACTACCGCAAGATGGTCAAGGAGGATTAA
- a CDS encoding exodeoxyribonuclease VII small subunit, with protein sequence MPTKKNNFEEQLNNLEQIVTNLENGNVPLEDALKQFQEGVKISRDLDKKLTSAEETVAKLIDNDGTEHKLDPNNASAPEE encoded by the coding sequence ATGCCAACTAAGAAGAATAATTTTGAAGAACAATTAAACAATTTGGAACAAATCGTAACCAATCTTGAAAATGGTAATGTTCCATTGGAAGATGCATTGAAGCAATTCCAAGAAGGTGTAAAAATTAGTCGTGACTTGGATAAGAAGTTAACTAGTGCCGAAGAAACTGTAGCTAAGTTGATTGATAACGACGGCACTGAACACAAATTGGATCCTAACAACGCATCAGCACCAGAGGAATAA
- the fmt gene encoding methionyl-tRNA formyltransferase, which produces MTSVIFMGTPEFSVPVLEGLIENNYEIKAVVTQPDKKVGRKQKITKSPAKVAAEKHNLPIYQPAKLSGSDEMQELIDMHADLIVTAAYGQFLPTKFLNSVKIAAVNVHGSLLPKYRGGAPIQYSLINGDAETGITIMEMVKKMDAGDIYAQEAIKIQPDDNAGTLFAKLAIVGRDLLLKTLPSIIDGTVKKTPQDPDKVVFSPNITKEQERITTSMTATEANNIIRALNPDPGAYMMVEGKRFKVWKAEVADETTDLKPGSVVANKGRFAISFADGNVLNLLEVQPSGKKRMNIKNFLNGQGSKFTPGEEIVDK; this is translated from the coding sequence ATGACATCAGTAATATTTATGGGAACACCGGAATTTTCAGTTCCAGTACTTGAAGGTTTAATTGAAAATAATTATGAAATTAAGGCTGTAGTAACTCAACCAGACAAGAAGGTTGGACGTAAGCAAAAAATTACTAAGAGTCCAGCTAAGGTTGCTGCAGAAAAACATAATTTACCTATTTACCAACCTGCAAAATTATCTGGCTCTGACGAAATGCAAGAATTAATTGATATGCACGCTGACTTAATTGTTACTGCAGCCTATGGTCAATTTTTGCCAACTAAGTTTTTGAATTCAGTTAAAATTGCTGCTGTAAATGTTCATGGTTCACTTTTGCCTAAGTATCGTGGCGGTGCACCAATCCAATATTCTTTAATTAACGGGGATGCCGAAACTGGTATTACCATTATGGAAATGGTCAAAAAGATGGACGCCGGCGATATTTATGCTCAAGAAGCAATTAAGATTCAACCGGATGATAATGCTGGTACTTTATTTGCCAAGTTGGCAATTGTAGGTCGTGATCTTTTGCTTAAGACTTTACCTTCAATTATTGATGGTACTGTTAAAAAGACGCCTCAAGATCCTGATAAAGTGGTCTTTTCACCTAATATTACCAAAGAGCAAGAAAGAATCACTACTAGCATGACAGCTACTGAAGCCAATAATATAATTCGTGCTCTTAACCCAGATCCAGGCGCTTACATGATGGTTGAAGGCAAGCGTTTCAAGGTTTGGAAGGCTGAAGTTGCTGATGAAACTACAGATTTGAAGCCAGGTTCAGTTGTCGCAAATAAAGGTCGCTTCGCTATTAGTTTTGCCGATGGTAATGTTTTGAATTTGCTTGAAGTACAACCAAGCGGCAAGAAGCGCATGAATATTAAGAACTTTTTGAACGGTCAAGGTAGCAAGTTTACACCAGGAGAAGAAATTGTCGACAAGTAA
- a CDS encoding polyprenyl synthetase family protein, with protein sequence MTAFTYFKDDWTPVIDDYLAKHLADEVDSKKISQTMSYSVMAGGKRLRPLLFLATLNALGKKIEEPEIRIACGIELIHTYSLIHDDLPAMDNDDYRRGKLTSHKKWGEAEAILAGDALLPLGIQWIAQGSNSAELVKIITQAVGPNGMVGGQYLDIDSTNNESVAGDADFINKMEWLKTGCLIQASVEMAAVYAKATDIEQVKLIDYAKAFGRSYQIYDDLVDVVETSEEAGKATHKDQEEGKNNTLTLLGIDKSRKELRDLIKQAKDDLHGLNGEILAGFLDLYQKVL encoded by the coding sequence ATGACAGCATTTACTTACTTTAAAGATGATTGGACACCCGTTATTGATGATTATTTAGCTAAGCACTTAGCTGATGAAGTTGATAGCAAAAAGATTAGTCAAACTATGTCATATTCAGTAATGGCTGGTGGCAAGCGCCTTAGACCACTTCTTTTCTTAGCTACACTAAATGCCTTAGGAAAGAAGATTGAAGAACCAGAAATTAGAATTGCCTGCGGAATTGAATTAATTCATACTTATTCACTGATTCATGATGATTTACCTGCAATGGATAATGATGATTATCGTCGCGGCAAATTGACCAGTCATAAAAAGTGGGGCGAAGCTGAAGCAATTTTAGCTGGGGATGCCTTGTTGCCACTCGGAATTCAATGGATTGCCCAAGGCAGTAATTCTGCGGAATTGGTAAAAATTATTACGCAAGCAGTTGGTCCTAACGGTATGGTTGGCGGTCAATATTTGGATATTGATTCTACCAATAATGAAAGTGTTGCTGGGGATGCTGATTTTATCAATAAGATGGAATGGCTAAAAACCGGTTGCTTAATCCAAGCTAGTGTTGAAATGGCCGCTGTTTATGCTAAGGCTACAGATATTGAACAAGTTAAGTTAATTGACTATGCTAAGGCCTTTGGTCGCTCTTATCAAATTTATGATGATCTCGTTGATGTTGTTGAAACTAGCGAAGAAGCTGGTAAAGCAACGCATAAGGACCAAGAAGAAGGCAAGAACAATACCTTGACTCTTCTTGGCATTGACAAGAGTCGTAAAGAATTAAGGGATTTGATTAAGCAAGCCAAAGATGATTTGCACGGCCTGAATGGTGAAATCTTGGCAGGATTTTTGGATCTATATCAAAAGGTGTTATAA
- the rsmB gene encoding 16S rRNA (cytosine(967)-C(5))-methyltransferase RsmB has protein sequence MSTSKSARAISLETLIKVLQDKSYSNISLNNSLNHSDLSQADQNLATKIVYGTIQYRLFLEYQLKGLVRTKLTEKYLKPLLLMSIYQIVFLDKVPNRAVLDEANKLAKQFGKHHSSGYRVVNGILRSFIRRGVILPDAKDEIKYLSVKESMPEWLVNYFANHWGMGRTKKLLESINQPAKNSVRISALCDRDQVFNQLKTEGYEPEWSNLSVNDVILGHGGVSQSDLFKRGKLTIQDEAASLVVESFDFDSKEEYILDACSAPGGKTVQMAERVVAGDVTALDIHEKKLHLVKENAKRMNVANKVKIKACDARKVQDVFKPGEFTKILVDAPCSGLGLLRRKPEIRYTKTERDLQNLQKIQLAILDSVSPLLKEDGELVYSTCSISVEEDEAVVEKFLKLHPDFELKPFKLSKLESKTGMLKIMPDQDNNDGFLIAKFKMRG, from the coding sequence TTGTCGACAAGTAAAAGCGCTCGTGCAATCAGCTTAGAAACATTAATCAAGGTTTTACAAGATAAATCCTATTCAAACATCAGCCTAAATAACAGTCTTAACCATTCAGATCTCTCACAGGCTGATCAAAATTTAGCCACTAAGATTGTTTATGGGACGATTCAGTATCGACTTTTTTTAGAGTATCAATTGAAGGGCTTAGTAAGAACTAAATTAACTGAGAAATATCTAAAGCCACTTTTATTGATGTCCATTTATCAAATTGTCTTTTTGGATAAAGTTCCCAATCGCGCGGTCTTAGATGAAGCAAATAAACTTGCTAAACAGTTTGGCAAGCATCACTCATCTGGCTATCGTGTAGTGAATGGAATTTTACGTTCATTTATTAGACGAGGCGTAATTTTACCTGACGCAAAAGATGAAATAAAATATTTGAGTGTAAAAGAAAGTATGCCTGAATGGCTAGTAAATTATTTTGCCAATCATTGGGGCATGGGCCGTACTAAAAAGTTGCTTGAAAGCATCAATCAACCGGCTAAAAATAGTGTCCGCATTTCAGCATTATGTGATCGAGATCAAGTCTTTAATCAACTAAAAACGGAAGGTTATGAACCCGAATGGTCTAACTTATCTGTTAATGATGTAATTTTAGGTCATGGCGGCGTTAGTCAAAGTGATTTATTCAAGCGCGGAAAATTGACAATTCAAGATGAAGCCGCTAGTTTAGTGGTAGAATCTTTTGATTTTGATTCCAAAGAAGAGTATATTTTGGACGCATGTAGTGCTCCGGGCGGTAAAACCGTGCAAATGGCAGAGCGAGTTGTCGCCGGTGATGTAACAGCTTTAGACATTCATGAAAAGAAATTGCATTTAGTTAAAGAAAATGCGAAAAGAATGAATGTAGCTAATAAGGTTAAAATTAAAGCTTGTGATGCGCGCAAAGTACAAGATGTTTTCAAGCCGGGAGAATTTACTAAGATTTTAGTAGATGCACCTTGTTCTGGTTTAGGTTTATTAAGACGTAAGCCAGAAATTCGCTATACTAAGACTGAACGCGACTTGCAGAATTTACAAAAAATTCAATTGGCAATTTTAGATTCAGTTAGTCCATTATTAAAAGAAGACGGTGAATTAGTTTATTCTACTTGTTCAATTTCGGTAGAAGAAGATGAAGCCGTGGTCGAAAAATTCTTAAAATTGCATCCCGAT
- a CDS encoding ASCH domain-containing protein, translating into MNSISKFWNEFCQKNKIAPNALEGAYAFGANSHDADVLSDLINRGIKTATTSIYISADDVPVVGMYSIVLDGNNQPVCVIKNETVEIMPFKNVSEKHAYLEGEGDRNYESWRKVHEAFFTWECKEELGKKFTEDTEVVCETFTKVG; encoded by the coding sequence ATGAATAGTATTAGCAAATTTTGGAATGAATTTTGTCAAAAAAATAAAATAGCACCGAATGCATTAGAAGGAGCTTATGCATTTGGTGCTAATAGTCACGATGCAGATGTTTTGAGTGATTTGATTAATAGAGGAATCAAGACAGCAACAACAAGCATCTATATATCAGCAGATGATGTGCCAGTTGTTGGCATGTATTCGATTGTCTTAGATGGTAATAATCAACCAGTATGCGTCATAAAAAATGAGACCGTGGAGATCATGCCATTTAAAAACGTGTCTGAAAAACACGCTTACTTAGAAGGTGAAGGCGATCGCAACTATGAATCTTGGAGAAAAGTTCATGAGGCTTTTTTCACCTGGGAATGCAAGGAAGAATTAGGTAAAAAATTTACCGAGGATACTGAGGTGGTCTGCGAGACCTTTACTAAAGTGGGCTAA
- the priA gene encoding primosomal protein N': MIAQVIVDVAARQTDRVFEYHVPSDIEKEIQVGSRVVVPFGPRKVQGFVVGLSETSNFKGKMKDLLVVVDEMPPLTPELVKLSADLAQNIYSYRIKILQAMLPWVMRAGYRKLLLPASSKAKEMPFFQGDPIDLNKITDSTQIKKIRSLLKNDDAKIEYVVDNKAKKKKENQYALALAPEEYTKIYNTLRQNAVKQKQLLMDIIEHTDAYPKTQKELEAGLGLTAAVLNSAVKKGWLKKKAVEVYRDPLAGFKDDEKPAPIKLNDEQQHALDEIAKAIDEKKAETFLLEGITGSGKTEVYLHAISKALAQGRTALMLVPEISLTPQMVRQVKARFGQEVAVLHSALSEGEKYDEWRRIRRGETKVVVGARSAVFAPLKNIGLIVIDEEHESSYKQESDPRYNARDVAIWRSKYHYCPLVLGSATPSLGSRARAQKNVYHLLRLTKRANNKKLPKVRLIDLKHVQFAGGQFDLSLELVDAIKKRLEKKEQVILMLNRRGFANFMLCRECGFVLKCPNCDVSLNLHKDTNSMQCHYCGHTEPIPTRCPNCQSFQIRFLGTGTQKVQEELEELLPGARILRMDVDTTRRKGSYKKILDAFGNHEADILLGTQMIAKGLDFPNVTLVGVINADTGLWLSDYNASEKTFELLTQVAGRAGRADKEGEVLIQTYNPEHYAIQLAKTQDYERFYGYEMNVRHAGNYPPYFFTVLISIAAKKEQNAAREAFKIKRYLTKELHAETIILGPTPSAISRVKNQYYYQILVKYKKEPNLNKLLHHVQDSAQEAKKYGLSIFIDNEPERIM, translated from the coding sequence ATGATTGCTCAAGTGATTGTAGATGTTGCGGCGCGACAGACTGATCGCGTTTTTGAATATCATGTTCCCTCTGACATTGAGAAGGAAATCCAAGTCGGGTCAAGAGTAGTAGTACCTTTTGGACCCAGAAAAGTGCAAGGCTTTGTTGTCGGCCTATCTGAAACTAGCAATTTTAAAGGCAAAATGAAGGATTTGTTGGTAGTGGTTGATGAAATGCCGCCACTAACGCCTGAATTAGTTAAATTATCTGCAGATTTAGCACAAAATATTTATTCATACCGGATCAAAATTTTACAGGCTATGCTGCCATGGGTGATGCGGGCAGGCTATCGTAAACTATTGCTACCTGCTAGTTCAAAGGCTAAAGAGATGCCGTTTTTTCAAGGCGATCCCATTGATTTAAATAAAATAACAGATTCAACACAAATCAAGAAAATCCGCAGTTTGCTAAAAAATGATGATGCCAAGATTGAGTATGTTGTCGACAATAAGGCTAAAAAGAAAAAGGAAAATCAATATGCATTGGCTTTGGCACCGGAAGAATATACTAAAATCTATAATACTTTGCGGCAAAATGCGGTAAAGCAAAAGCAGCTTTTGATGGATATCATTGAACATACCGATGCTTATCCCAAAACACAAAAGGAATTAGAAGCTGGATTGGGTTTAACCGCTGCAGTCTTGAATTCGGCTGTTAAAAAAGGCTGGCTAAAGAAAAAGGCAGTTGAAGTTTATCGTGATCCTTTAGCCGGCTTTAAAGATGATGAAAAACCAGCTCCAATCAAGTTAAATGATGAACAACAACATGCTTTAGACGAAATTGCCAAAGCTATCGATGAGAAAAAAGCTGAAACATTTTTGCTTGAAGGAATTACTGGTAGCGGCAAGACTGAAGTTTATTTGCATGCCATCAGTAAAGCTTTAGCCCAAGGCAGAACCGCCTTGATGCTGGTGCCAGAGATTTCGCTTACCCCACAGATGGTGCGTCAGGTAAAGGCCAGATTTGGTCAAGAAGTTGCTGTCTTGCACAGTGCGTTATCTGAAGGAGAAAAATATGATGAATGGCGCAGAATACGCCGCGGCGAAACCAAAGTAGTAGTTGGTGCCAGAAGTGCGGTTTTTGCACCGCTTAAAAATATCGGCTTAATCGTGATCGATGAGGAACACGAGTCATCATACAAGCAAGAGTCTGATCCGCGCTATAACGCTCGAGATGTAGCTATCTGGCGCAGTAAATACCATTACTGTCCACTTGTATTAGGCAGCGCAACGCCGTCTTTAGGAAGCCGTGCAAGGGCACAAAAGAATGTCTATCATCTTTTACGACTAACCAAGAGAGCCAACAATAAGAAGCTGCCTAAAGTAAGATTAATCGATTTAAAACATGTTCAATTTGCAGGCGGCCAATTTGATTTATCGCTTGAACTAGTTGATGCGATTAAAAAGCGACTAGAGAAAAAAGAACAAGTTATTTTGATGCTTAACCGTCGCGGTTTTGCCAACTTTATGCTTTGTCGAGAATGTGGCTTTGTCTTAAAATGTCCTAACTGTGATGTATCTTTGAACTTGCATAAGGATACTAACAGCATGCAGTGTCACTATTGTGGTCACACTGAACCAATTCCTACTCGTTGTCCTAATTGTCAAAGTTTTCAAATTCGTTTTTTGGGTACTGGAACGCAAAAAGTACAAGAAGAGTTGGAAGAACTTTTGCCAGGCGCTAGAATTTTACGCATGGATGTTGATACCACCCGTAGAAAGGGTAGCTACAAGAAAATTTTGGATGCATTTGGTAATCACGAAGCAGATATTTTACTTGGAACGCAAATGATTGCCAAAGGTTTGGATTTTCCTAATGTAACCTTGGTAGGAGTAATCAATGCCGATACAGGTTTGTGGCTCTCAGATTACAATGCTTCTGAAAAGACATTTGAGCTTTTAACGCAAGTTGCTGGGCGTGCTGGCCGAGCAGATAAAGAAGGAGAAGTGCTGATCCAGACATATAATCCGGAACACTACGCTATTCAATTAGCTAAGACGCAGGACTATGAGCGTTTTTATGGCTATGAAATGAACGTTAGACACGCCGGAAACTATCCACCATACTTCTTTACTGTTTTAATTTCAATTGCTGCTAAAAAAGAGCAAAACGCTGCAAGAGAAGCTTTTAAGATCAAACGCTATTTAACTAAAGAGCTTCATGCAGAAACGATTATTTTAGGGCCAACGCCAAGTGCAATTTCTCGTGTAAAAAATCAATATTATTACCAAATACTGGTAAAATATAAAAAAGAACCTAATTTGAATAAACTATTGCACCATGTTCAGGATTCCGCACAGGAAGCAAAGAAGTATGGCTTAAGTATTTTTATTGATAATGAACCAGAAAGAATAATGTAG
- the recN gene encoding DNA repair protein RecN, whose translation MLVELDIKNFAIIKSLKVRFQEKMTVIIGETGAGKSIIIDAVSLLMGGRGQKEMIRSGENKAVITGLFELDDQKEKIAQLCDQYGLPHDDDQLVISRELAVKGRNVVRINGQLTTINVLRDLGHYLVDIHGQHDQQILMDQDRQIDLIDNYAPASFKDDLADYQADFEKWQKLTSQLRHLRQDAQELAQKQDILQFQNNELESADLEDPEEDEKLEEEYNELNNYQKIADTANYFMQLYDDDEHGIATLLGDAQNAATDLTEFGSKFKDFAKTVDDGVYALNDARSELSNLMDQMDFDEERFQYVTNRLDTLNSLKKKYGPTLKDVFDFYSKVQKELSQFETGGLDEEKIQAEVAEVEKRLTQKARKLHLTREKVAHSLEEQIKQELADLYMEKARFSINFDETKTFTKKGTDEIVFLIAPNPGEDLMPLVKIVSGGEQSRLILALKAIFSRVEPVGTMIFDEIDTGVSGRVSAAIGKKMHSIGHNKQVIAITHSPQVAAAGDQRYLVAKQVKDGSTFTQIGPLSKEETITAIAQMMAGQDVTDAAKKNAADLIKSIKDE comes from the coding sequence ATGCTAGTCGAACTGGATATTAAAAACTTTGCGATTATTAAAAGTCTGAAGGTTCGCTTTCAAGAAAAGATGACGGTCATTATTGGTGAAACCGGTGCTGGTAAATCGATTATTATTGATGCTGTTTCATTGTTAATGGGTGGTCGCGGTCAAAAAGAAATGATCAGATCGGGTGAAAATAAGGCTGTCATTACAGGACTGTTTGAGCTTGATGACCAGAAAGAAAAAATTGCTCAACTATGCGATCAATATGGTTTGCCTCATGATGATGATCAGTTGGTAATTAGCCGTGAACTGGCGGTTAAAGGCAGAAACGTAGTACGAATTAATGGACAGCTCACGACGATTAACGTTTTGCGTGATTTAGGCCATTATTTAGTTGATATTCATGGCCAGCACGATCAGCAAATTCTAATGGATCAGGATCGTCAGATTGATTTGATTGATAATTATGCACCAGCTTCTTTTAAGGATGATTTGGCAGATTATCAAGCTGATTTTGAAAAATGGCAAAAGCTGACCAGTCAACTGCGTCATTTGCGTCAGGATGCACAGGAATTGGCACAAAAGCAAGATATTTTGCAATTTCAAAATAATGAATTGGAATCCGCTGACTTAGAGGATCCTGAAGAAGATGAAAAGCTCGAAGAAGAGTATAACGAGCTGAATAATTATCAAAAGATCGCAGATACGGCTAACTACTTTATGCAGCTTTACGATGATGATGAGCATGGAATAGCCACATTGTTGGGGGATGCACAGAATGCGGCTACCGACTTAACGGAGTTTGGTTCCAAGTTTAAGGACTTTGCCAAAACTGTTGATGACGGTGTTTATGCTTTAAATGATGCTCGCAGTGAATTGTCCAACTTGATGGACCAGATGGATTTTGACGAAGAACGTTTCCAATATGTCACTAATCGACTTGATACTTTGAATTCTTTGAAGAAAAAGTACGGTCCAACATTGAAAGACGTGTTTGATTTCTACAGCAAGGTACAAAAAGAACTCAGCCAGTTTGAAACTGGTGGCCTTGATGAAGAGAAGATTCAAGCTGAAGTTGCAGAAGTAGAAAAACGTTTAACGCAAAAAGCACGCAAGTTGCATTTAACTCGTGAAAAAGTAGCGCATTCACTAGAAGAGCAAATTAAGCAAGAGCTTGCTGATTTATACATGGAAAAAGCTCGCTTCTCAATCAATTTTGATGAAACTAAAACCTTTACTAAAAAGGGTACAGATGAAATTGTATTTCTCATTGCTCCAAACCCTGGTGAAGATTTGATGCCATTAGTAAAAATTGTTTCTGGTGGTGAACAATCAAGATTGATTTTAGCTTTGAAGGCTATCTTTAGCCGCGTTGAACCGGTAGGAACAATGATTTTTGACGAAATTGATACTGGTGTTTCTGGTCGTGTTTCTGCTGCGATTGGTAAAAAGATGCATTCTATTGGTCACAACAAGCAGGTAATTGCAATTACGCACTCACCTCAAGTAGCTGCTGCAGGTGATCAACGTTATCTTGTGGCTAAGCAAGTAAAAGATGGTTCAACCTTCACTCAGATTGGCCCATTAAGCAAGGAAGAAACAATTACTGCCATTGCACAAATGATGGCCGGACAAGACGTGACAGATGCAGCTAAGAAGAATGCCGCTGATTTGATTAAGAGCATAAAAGATGAATAG
- the rpoZ gene encoding DNA-directed RNA polymerase subunit omega has protein sequence MRITYPSIDKLLSRVDSRYSLSVLAAKRAHELEAGDPPTLEHFKCDKAVGKALEEIAAGKVTVDPAHAEVNLED, from the coding sequence ATGAGAATTACTTACCCATCAATTGATAAATTATTGTCACGTGTTGACTCACGTTACTCATTATCTGTTCTTGCTGCTAAGAGAGCACATGAACTTGAAGCTGGCGATCCCCCAACACTTGAACACTTTAAGTGTGATAAGGCCGTTGGTAAGGCGCTTGAAGAAATAGCTGCTGGAAAAGTTACAGTTGACCCAGCACATGCCGAGGTTAACCTCGAAGATTAA